TCTCGAAGAACACCTCGTTGAACGCGGTGCCGCCGGTCATCTGGCGCAGCGGCCGCACCTCGACGCCCGGTGCGTGCATGTCGACCACAAATCCGGTGAGGCCCCGGTGCTTGGGCAGATTGGGATCGGTGCGGCAGATCACCTCGCCCACGTCGGCGTAGTGGGCGCCCGACGTCCAGACCTTCTGCCCGTTGAGCAGCCATTCGTCGCCATCCCGCTCGGCCCGCATCTGAAGCCCGGCAAGGTCGGATCCGGCGGCGGGCTCGCTGAACAGCTGGCAGCCCACCAGGTCGCCCCGGTACATGCCGGGAAGCACCCTTGCCTTCACCGGCTCGGTGGCGTGAGCCAGGATCGTCGGTGCAACCATGCCGAAGCCGATGCCGAAGAACGACATGTTGGGGATCCGGTATTTGCTTTCCAGAGTCCGGTAGACGGCCTCGTGGGAGCGGGACAGGCCACGGCCGCCCAGCTCGGGCGGCCCGGTGATCCACGACAGGTTGGCATCGTTGCGGGTGGCCAGCCAGGCCTTGCCCTCGGCCAACTGCCGGGCCTCGGTCTCGGGGTCGAGTTCCTCAAACAGCGCGACGTCATCGTCGCCGTCACCCCACACGAACTCGGTGGCCGTGGGCCTTGGTGAGGAGTTGGCCTCGAGGAAGTCGGTGACCTCGGCGGTGAACTCTTCGACCGTCGGTGCCTCCGGGTTGCTCTGGTGCATCTCGTCCCCTCACGCTGACCTAATCACTTGACCAGGCGGTCAAGTGTCAGCGGCAAAGCTAGCGCAGCGCTGCGGAATCCGATCCGTGGCGTTGCAGCGGTACTCTGCAGGCCGTGCCGACGATCGATCCCAACCCCTCCCCAGAGGCTGCGGCCGCGCCCGGCGCGGCGAATCGGATCGATGCCGTGGTGGTCGGCGCGGGCCCGGCGGGCTCTGCAGCGGCGCTGCAGTTGGCGCGGGCCGGCCGGTCGGTGGTGCTCCTGGAGCGGGGCCTGTTTCCCGGTTCGAAGAACATGTACGGCGGGGTGATCTACGGCCGCATTCTCGATGACCTGGTGCCCAACTGGACCGAGGAGATGCCGATCCAGCGATGGGTGACCCGCCGCCAGACCATGATGCTCACCGACTCCCAGGCGATGACGGTGGACTTCCGGACCGAGGCGTGGGGCAGGCCCCCCTACAACGGGGCCACGGCGTTTCGGGGTGACTTCGACGCCTGGCTCGCCGGCCATGCGGTGGACGCGGGGGCCCGGCTGGTGTGCTCCACCACCGCCACCGGGTTGATCTTCGACGAATCCGGTCCGTCCAGGCGGGTGGTTGGCGTCCGGACGGACCGTCCCGACGGCGACCTGTACGCGGATGTGGTCATCGCAGCCGACGGGGTCAACTCGTTCCTGGCCAAAGAGGCCGGGATGTACCCGCACACCGACCCGGCCAACTTCACGGTTGGCATCAAAGAGGTGGTGGCGCTGCCGCGAACGGTGATCGAGGATCGTTTCGGGGTGCGGGGGCGGGAGGGCGTCGACATCGAGATCATCGGCGCCACCGGTGACGTGCCAGGCGGCGGGTTCGTCTACACCAACCTCGACTCGGTGGCGATCGGGCTCGTGTTGTCGCTGCCCGCCCTGGCGGCGGGTGGCAAACGCCCGGAGGAACTGCTGGCGCAGTTGAAGGCCCATCCTGCCATCGCCCCGCTGATCGACGGCGGGGACGTCAAGGAGTTCTCCGCTCACGTCATCCCCGAAGCGGGCTACGACATGATGCCCGACCTGGTCACCGACGGCATGGTGGTCTGCGGTGACGCCGCGGCCATGTGCCTGGCGGCCGGCATCTGGCTGGAGGGCGTCAACTTTGCGATCGGGGCCGGAGCCGCCGCGGGCCGGGCCGCAGCGGTGGCGTTGGATGCCGGCGACACGAGCGCCGATGGTTTGGGGAGCTACGTCGACCGCCTGGAGCGGAGCTTTGTGATGACCGACCACCGACGCCTGCGCCAGGCGCCGCATCTGGTGATGAGCGACCGTATGCAGCAGTCCTACCCGCAGTTGGTGTGTAACACGGTTGAGCGTCTGTTCCGGGTGGACAACCCAACGCCGAAGCTGCCGATGCACGAGATCGTTCTGGACGAGGTGCGCCGTAGCGGCCTGCGCGCCTTCGACCTGGCACGCGACGGCCTGGCTGCCCTGCGAACCTTTGGATGATGGGCGACTGTTGGATGACCGGTGACCTGGGATGCCGGGGGTCTGGATGAGTGGAGCAGCGATGACCAGCGCAGCGATCGTCAGCCGCGAGATCAACTTCGAAACCCTCATGGGCCACACCGAGTTTCGTGTTGATCCAGATCGGGCCCACATCACCGTGGACTCCGACATCTGTCGCGACTGCTCGGTTCGGGGCTGTCTGATCGCCTGCCCGGCACAACTGTTTGTGCTCACCTCGGAGGGCGGCATCTTGTTCAACTACGAGCAGTGCTTTGAGTGCGGCACCTGCTACATGGTGTGCAACGAGGAGGGGGCCATCACCTGGACCTATCCCGAGGGGGGCCACGGCGTGGTGTTCCACCGAGCATGAGTGCAACGACAACATCGGCCGCCCCGGGCGTCGTGGTGGCCGCCCTGAAATGGGCCGACCTGTTTGTGGACGTCGACCCGCTGACGGGCGAGGCGAGTGCCGACCGAAGGGCTCGTGGCCTCTCGGCCGCAGACGAGGCCGCGCTCGAGTTGGCGCTGACCCTGGGTGAGGCGCTGGGCCGTCGGGTGGTGGCGATCACCGTCGGCGGCCCCGACGCAGCCGCAGGCCTTCGTGGGGCCCTCGCTGTTGGCGCCGACCGGGCGGTGCTGGCAACGCCTGCCAATGGCGCCGAGGCGCACTCGCTCGGCGTGGCCCGAGCCCTGGCATGGGCGCTTGATGCCGCCTCCTTGCTCGATCCGGTGGTGGTGTGCGGCGACTACTCGGCCGACCGGGGCAGCGGGTCGGTACCCGCCGCCCTGGCGGCGTTGGCCGGGCTGCCTCAGGCGTTGGGCCTGGTGCAGGTGGACGTTGCCGTCAACGGGGGCGGTGACCCGGCCATCAGCGTGCAACGCCGGTTGGACGGCGCCCGGCGTGAGGAGTTGCTGGTGCGCCCTCCGGCGGTCTTGTCGGTGGAGGGAGCGGTGGCGCGGTTGCGTCGGGCCCCCCTCAGCGGAACGTTGGCGGGTGGCGCGGCTGCCGTTGAAACGCTGACCGTGCCCGCCGACGTGTTTGCAGCGGTGCCCCCACGTGGCATGGGCGAGGTCGGCCCGGCAGTTCCCAGGACCAAGGTGATGCCCTCACCGGTGGGCGACGCGGCGCTGGCCCGCTTGGAACAACTCACCGACACCCAGTCGGTGGCCGCGCCCGCCCAGGCGTTGGTCGTGTCGCCGGAGGAGGCGGCCCGGCACCTGCTGGAGGCGTGGGCGGCCAGCGGGGGAACCGTGCCCGAGGGCGTAGTCGGCGACGGTGTGGTTGCCGACGGCGTGGTGGGCGGGGCGACGTCCGAGAACACCGCGAGCGATGGGCCCGAAGGTCGTTAGCGGGACCGCCCTCGGCGGGATGATCTCGACCGACGTCCCGGACGATGCGGTGTTGCTGGTTCCCGTTGGATCCACCGAGCAACACGGGCCGCACCTGCCGCTCGACACCGACACCCGCATCGCCGCCGCAATCGCGCACGCGGTGGCCCTCGATCCGCCCAAACCCTTGCGACGCGGACAGGCGCTGGTGGCGCCTGCGTTGCCGGTCGGCTCGTCGGGCGAACACGCCGGGTTTCCCGGCACGTTGTCCATCGGCTCGGCCGCCCTCGAGCTGGTGCTCCTCGAGCTGGTTCGCTCGGCCACCTCGCCGGGAGGGGGCCCGTTCAGGGCCGTGCTGATCATCAACGGTCATGGCGGCAATGCCGGCCCGGTGGTGTCTGCGCTGCGCACCCTGGAGGGCGAGGGTCGCCACGTGTCGGCCTGGGCGCCCCACGTTGAAGGCGGTGACGCTCATGCCGGTTTCACCGAGACTTCGTTGGGCCTGCACCTGTTCGGCGATCTCGTCCGAACCGAGGCCTCAGAGCCGGGAGCGTTGCGGCCCGTCGCCGAGTTGATGGCTCAGCTGCGCACCGGCGGCGTGGCCGCCGTTGCCCCCAACGGGGTGCTCGGCGACCCCACCAGAGCCAATGCTCAAGAAGGCGCCGCCCTGTTCGCCCACCTGGTCCTCTCAGCACATGGCGCGCTCGCCGCCCTGGTCAAGGCTGCATGGAGGAGTTGAGGGTGAGGCAATCCATCGTGGCAATCTGAGGTCGATGGAGAATCCCAAATCACCCGATGACAACCCCCGCGTTGCCCTGATCACCGGGGCCGCCCGCGGGATCGGCGCAGCAGTGGCTCGCCGCCTGGCCTCCGACGGTTGGTCGTTGGTGCTCACCGATCTCGTCGGCCATGAGAAGGTGCTGACCTACGCCCTGCCCACCCTGGCCGACCTCGAGGCCGTGGCGGCCGATTGCGGTCCGGACACGATGGTCTACGTGGCCGACGTGCGTGAACAGGGTCAGATGGACGCTGCGACCGCGCTGGCCGTCGGCCGGTTTGGGGGCCTCGATGCCGCCATTGGGGCGGCGGGCGTGATCTGGGGTGGCGAGCCGCTGTGGCGCACGCCGGATGCGGCCTGGAGAACGATGATCGACGTCAACCTGGGTGGCATCTGGAAGCTCGCACACGCCGCGATTCCGGCCCTCCTACAGCGACCACAGCCCCGCAGCGGACGGTTTGTGGCGCTGGCATCGGCGGCAAGCGTCCGGGGTATGCCGCAACTCGCCGCCTACAGCGCATCAAAGGCCGGTGTCGCCGGTCTGGTGCGCTCGTTGGCCGCCGAGCTGGGACCCGACAACATCACGGCCAACGCCGTGGGCCCGGGCTCCACCCGGACCGCCATGTTGGAGGCGTCCGCGGGCGTGTACGGCCTGCGACGAGTTGAAGACTTCGGTCGTCAACAACCGATCGGCCGGCTGCTGGAGCCCGAGGAGGTGGCCGACGCGGTCGCCTGGCTGTGCTCGCCCGGCTCCTCAGGGGTCACAGGGGCGCTCCTACCGGTGGACGGCGGCATGACGGCGGCGTGACCGCGCCCCGCGCTTGCCACGCCGCCTGGGTCTTGGCTCCCGGGGTTCGTCGCGTCGAGGACGGCCGTGTGCTTATCGGCGGTTCGCCCACCACGCTGACGCGGTTGAGTGCGACGGGCTCCCAGGTGCTCGACGCCGCACTCGGTGGCGGGGAAGTGTCCTCGGCTGAAGAGCCTGCGACCGTGAAGCTGCTCGCTCGACTGGAGCGCAGCGGCTTGTTGATCGCCACGCCTCCGCCGCCGTCCGCCGCTGCCGTCCGTGGTCTCCTCGATCAGCTCACCGTCGTCGTGCCGGTGCACAACGATGCCACTGGGCTGAACGTGCTGCTGGCGTCGTTTCTGGAAGCCGAACGCGAGCTGGGGATGGTCGGCCCTCAAGGGAGACTGTCGACGCGCTGCGTCCTGGTCGACGATGGCTCCGACGCACCCGGCGACGTCTCCGTGGTGGCGCGGCGCTTTGGGGCGGAGGTGATCCGCCGTCGACGCAGCGGCGGGCCGGGGGCGGCCCGCACGACCGGCCTTGAGGTGGTGGGTACGCCGCTGGTGGCTTTTCTCGATGCCGACGTGTCGGTGACGCCGGGCTGGTTGGCCGGCGTTGCGGGCCACTTTTCCGAGCGGTCGGGCGCCGCCGTCCCGGCCATCGTCGCCCCCCGGGTGTCGGTTTGGCCAGGGGGGGCGCCCGGGACTGTGTCGAATGGCGTGATCGAGGTCTACGAGCGGCACCACTCACCCCTGGACCTCGGGACCATCGGTGGTGCCATCGCGCCGGGTGCCCGGCTGGCATATGCGCCGTCGGCGGCCTGGGTGGCCCGGGCGGGGGCGATCCGCGTCGTCGGAGGGTTCGACCCCGACCTTCGCTACGGCGAGGACGTCGATCTGATCTGGAGGCTGGTGGAAGCGGGCCTCACCGCCAGGTACGAGCCCCGCAGCGTGGTGTACCACCGGACCAGACCGACGGCGCGGGCGTGGGCCGAGCAGCGCGTTCGCTATGGCACCTCGGCCGCACCGTTGGCGGTGCGCCACCCCGGTTCGCTCGCGCCGGTTGCCGTGTCGCCGTGGTCGCTGATCGCGTGGTTGGCGGTGGGCCTTGGTCACCCCGGCGTCGGCGTTGCGTTGGGCGCCGGGTCCACCGCCGCGCTGGCCCGACGCCTGAAGGTGGCCAACCCGGGGAGCGAGGCGCTCAGGCTGGCCGGCCGGGGCAACCTGTTGGCCGGCCCGCAGCTGGCACGCGGCTTGATCCGTCCGTGGTGGCCAATCACCCTTGCGCTGGCATTGCGAAGCCCACGGTGGCGAAGGTTGGCCTTCGGCGCAGTCGCGGCCACGGTCGGACGTGCATTGATGCAGGGTCGGCACCGCTCCCCGGTCGCTGGCAATGGCGATGTGGCCCGCTCCGATCGGCCACAGCGACCCCAGAGGGTGCGGCGAGCACGTTCCGTCGGTTTCGTCGCGTCTCTGGCGGTTGCTGACGACGTCGCCTACTCGGCCGGTGTCTGGTGGGGCGTTGCACTGGAGCTGCGCCATCGTCCTCGCACCGCGCATCTCGCCGTTGGGGCGTTGTTACCGCGGGTCGGCGGCACCGGTGACGGAGCGCTCGAACGACTACGGTCGGCACGCAAACGAGGGGAGACGCGGTGAACGAAACCAAACAGGACGGTGCCGGCGACGTGGTCGAGGCGCTCTGTGCCGTCGTGCCATCGGAGCGCGTCACAGCGGCCGCCGATATCGGAGAGGATCTGCTCCACGACGAGGCCATCGGCATCTTTGGGGTGCGCCCGCTCGCCATGGTGGCGCCGCAGTCATCCGCCGAGGTGGCGGCCGTGCTCGCCTGGGCCAATGGCACCGGAACCCCGGTCACGGTTCGAGGCGCCGGTACCGGGCTGTCCGGCGGGGCGGTCCCGGAGGCCGAGGGCATTTTGCTGAGCACCGACGCCATGGCCGACATCATCGAGATCGATACCGACAACTCCATGGCCGTCGTGGGCCCCGGCGTGCGGCTCGACCAGCTCGACGAAGCGCTCGCTCCGCTTGGGCTCGTCTATCCGGTGTTTCCCGGCGAGTACTCCTCCAGCCTCGGCGGCAACGTGGCCACCAATGCCGGCGGTATGCGGGCGGTGAAGTACGGGGTCACCCGACATCACGTGCTCGGTGTCGAGGCGGTGCTGGCCTCGGGCGAGGTCATCACCACCGGCGGCAAGTTTGTGAAGGCCACCACCGGCTACGACCTGACCCAACTGATTCTGGGTTCGGAGGGCACCCTGGCGGTGGTCACCCAGGCCACGTTGAAGCTCAGCCCAAGGTTGCCGCACGCGGCCACGGTGCTGGCCCCGTTCGCCGGCATGGAGGAGGTGACCGAGGCGGTGCCCAAGGTGGTGGCTTCGGGCGCCGACCCGATGATCCTCGAGTACATCGACATGATCACGCTGGCTGCCATGGGCACCACGCTCGGCCTCGACCTGGGCATCCCCCAGGAGGTCAAGGACACGGCGCTTGCGTACCTGGTGGTCGTGCTGGAGTCGGCCCACGAGGACCGGTTGGAAGCCGACACCCAGGGGGTGGCCGAACAGCTGGCCGAACTGGGCGCGATCGACGTGTACGTGTTGCCGCCCAAGGCGGCCACCGAGCTGATCGACGCCCGTGAGAAGGCGTTCTGGGTGGCCAAGGCCAACAACGCCAACGAGATCATCGATGTTGTCGTGCCCCGATCGGCCATGCCCGAGTTCATGAACCGCATCAGCGAGTTGGCCTCCGAAACCGCCTCCTGGATCGCGGGTTGCGGGCACGCCGGCGACGGCAACGTTCACATGTCGGTGTTTCAGGGCGATCCCGAGGTGCTCGCGGACGTGATGAAACGCCTGTACGCCATCGGCATGGAGCTCGGCGGGGCCATTTCGGGCGAGCATGGCCTGGGTACCGCCAAGCGGGGCTACTTCCTCGAACTGGAGGACCCGGCCAAGATCGAGCTGATGCGCCGGATCAAAGTTGCGTTCGATCCCAACGACATTCTGAATCCCGGCAAGGTGCTGTAACCGGCAGATTCCCGGAGTCCTGAGTCCTGTGAACAGAGAGGTTTTCTAGATGAGCGATCCAACCCCCAATGGCGCACAATCCCTGATCCGCACGCTGGTCGACTCCGGCGTCGAGGTGTGCTTCGCCAACCCCGGCACGTCCGAGATGCACTTCGTGGCCGCACTCGACGAGGTGCCGGGCATGCGGGCGGTGCTCGGGCTTTTCGAGGGTGTCGTCACCGGCGCCGCCGATGGTTACGCCCGCATCGCCGGTAAGCCCGCCTGCACCCTGTTGCACCTGGGCCCCGGCCTTGGCAACGGCTTCGCCAACCTGCACAACGCCCGGCGGGCTCACACCCCGATCGTCAACATCGTTGGTGACCACGCCACATATCACAAGCGTTTTGATGCGCCGCTCGAGAGCGACATCGACGCTGTCGCCGGCGCGGTATCCACCTGGGTGCACCGGTCGATGACCCCGGAGTCGGCGCCTACGGACGGCGCCCGGGCGGTGGCCGAGGCCATGCGCTCCCCCGGAGGGGTGGCCACGCTGATCCTGCCGGCCGACGTCTGCTGGCTGGAGTCCACACCACCGGCCGCCCCGGTGATGCCACAACCGCCCGCGATCGTGCCCCAGGAGGTGGTCGACGCCGCCGCCCGTGCGCTGCGCAGCGATGGCTCGTCGGTGCTGTTTCTGGGTGGCCGCACGCTGGACGAGCGGGGCCAGCGCGCAGCGCTGCGCATCGCAGCGGCCACCGGCGCCAAGGTGTTTGGTGAGGTGTTCCCGCGCGTGCAACGTCGTGGTGCCGGCGTGCCGGTGGTCGAACGGCTCACCTATCTCGCCGAGTTCGCTCAGATGCAGTTGGGCGATGCCACCTCGATGGTGCTGGTCGACGTGCCTGAGCCCGCCTCGTTCTTCGCCTATCCGGGCAAACCCAGTTCGCTGGTGCCCGAAGGGTGTGCCGTGTCCACGCTGGCCACCGGTACCGACGATGCGGTCGCTGCGCTCGAGGCCCTGGCCGACGCGCTTGGCGCCCCGGACGACGTACCGGTCGCCGAGGCAGGTCGGCCCGAGCGCCCCACCGGCGAGCTCACGATCGAGTCGGTGGCATCTGCGATCGGCGCGTTGTTGCCCGAGAACGCCATCGTGATCGACGAGGCACAAACCTCCGGGATCTTCAATCAGGGGGCCACCGCAGGAGCGCCTCCTCACGATTGGCTGACGCTCACCGGTGGCGCCATCGGTATTGGCGTGCCCCTGGCGCTCGGTGCCTCGATCGCTGCGCCGGATCGGCCGGTGCTCAATCTTCAGGCGGATGGTTCGGCGATGTACACCCTGCAGGGGTGGTGGAGCCAGGCCCGCGAGGGCACCAACGTCACCACGGTGATTTACAACAACTCGTCGTATGCCATTCTGCGTATGGAGTTGGCACGGGTCGGCGCGGACGAGCCGGGTCCTCAGGCGTTGGGAATGCTCGATCTGGCCAGGCCGGACCTCGACTTTGTTCAGTTGGCCCAGGGCATGGGGGTGGCGGCGGAGCGGGCGCAGACCGCCGAGGAGTTCACCGAGGCGCTCGAACGGGCGCTTGCCAACGATGGTCCCAACCTGATCGAGGCGATCGTGCCGCCGCTCGGCCTGTAGCCACCTTCGGTTCGGCGGGGTCACCCGGGTTGGTGTCGGAGCGAGCGGACCGTTGTCGGCTCAGGAATCTTGATCGTCGGTCACTTCGGGAGCGTACCGAGTGGCGACCGGTGGTGAGCGGGTGATCGTGTAGTTGGAACCTGCGATGAGGCGGCTCAGCCGACGTCGCCAGTCGAGGGCGATCGCGCCCTCGAGTTTGGCGACCATCCTGACGATGGCGATCAGATCACGTCTGGCCTTGAACGCCCCGTAGCGCGGCACCCAGTCGGGGCCGAACCTGTCGTTGTAGGCATACAGCGAGTCGATGTAGAACGTCTTCTTGAGGCTGGGAGGCAGCGCGTTGGCGGCGCGACCCAGAAGTGACGGCCCCCCGGCGGTCTCCGCCAGGGGAGCAAAGTTCAAGCTGACCGTGTCGCGGCCGTGATAGCCGATGACCTGAAGGGTGTGAACCAGCAGAAAGTCGTTGATGCCATTTAGGGCCTGCCGGGTGCGCCGCATCATATCGAGCGAGTAACTGTTTCGGTTGTAGACCGGTACGAAGCTGAGGTACGCCACCACCCGCGGCAGCCCGGGGACGGAGGGATCCAGCGCTACGGCGAACGCCGCATCCTGGTCCTCGAAGTCCGGCAGCCGGCTGAGCGTCATCGAGAAGCCCTTTTCGTCGGTACCACCGAATTCTTGAAGCCAGCTGCGGTCGAGGTCATCCATTTGGGAATACACGTGACCGGGCACCTCCTCGAGACGGTAGAAGGCAAACTCGATGCCGTGGGCCTCAACGCTTCGCACGGCACGCTTGAGCGCCGACCCGCGAGCGCCCAGGTTTTCCAGGCTGAAGCGGTCGACCTCGAGGCTGGCCTCCTCTCCCAGTTTCACGGTGCGAAACCCGCGCTTGCCCAGATCGTCGGCCAGGGTCTGATCGATGGCCCAGAAGGCCACGACGTAGCCGTCTCGTTCCATGTCATGTAGAAAGTCGTTTAACAGCGTGGCGCGGTGTTGCGGGGCGCAGATGGGGTTGCCTGACGCCAGCACGAGACCGTTGGCAAGGTCGTAGCCGATCAGACCCCGGCCGTCGCGCCAGATGTAGTGACGCTTTTTTTCGTTGGTGACGAAGTAGTCGAGGCTGTCGGCGCCGCAGCGGCGCAGCAGATCCCGGGTGGCCGCCACACTCAGGCGGACATCGTCGGGCCGCAACGATTTCAGCAGGCGGATGAGGAAGGCCAGACAGGCCACAAAGAATGCGATCGTCGCCAGCAGTTGCAGGCGTTGCAGGTTGTCGATCGTCGAGGTCGGGTCCCCCAGCGAGTAGGTCCGCGCCTGGTCCCAGGTGACGTCCAGCACCAGCATGGACACCCCCCAGTAGACGCCCGAGATCACTGCCAGCGACGCCAACCAGCCGAGGTAGACCGACGCTCGCATCAGGTTCGAGCCGCGCACCGTGTACCGGTTGCGTGTTGACAACAACGATCCGACGAGCGCCAGGTTGGTGATCAAGGCCACCACGTCCATGCCGCCGCCGCCGCCCCGGCTCACCGCCGAGAGTGGGGCCCAACTGACGAAGGTGAACCCTGCGATCATCCCCACCGACAGCAGCCAGATGTCGCGGCGCCGTTGCTTGAGGCCGACGGCGATTCCCACCAGTGCCACCCCGAGCAGCGGCAACAGCAGGTCGGCGAACGTGATTGACGTGCCGGCGGGCTCGTTGAAGAACCATTCGGTGGCTCCCACCAACTCTGCGATACCCAGTAGGAGGTACAGCCCGCCGACCACGGCAAACAGCGTGGGCACCAGGTTGGTGACGATCGCCATCACCATCCGCGGGAGGAGTGCCCGCAGCCGGGTGGCGGTCGGCATCAGAAGCGCGGCAACCGGTGTGTGCGCGGTAGATGTTTGACTCCAGCTCGATTGCGGGGAAGATGGCGCGGTTCAACGGGTTGACGAAATGCCTGGTGGCCGGAAACGGCACGCCCTCGCGGGCGGTGACCCCTTCAAAGAACCAGAAGTTGCGTTCGCTGTGGCCGTACCCGGCGGTGGGCGCCATGCCGTATTCCAACATTTCGATGAAGTCGATGTCGAGCATCTGCGCCTCGCTGTCGCCCGAGTCTCGCAGCGCCTGCTGCTCGCGGAAGCGATCGAGTTGCTCCACCGGGTCGTTCAGTTCCGAGTAGCCGTTGCCCAGCTCGGAGCCACCGATCACCGGGTGGAAGCGTTGCGTCACCAGCGGGTTCGCAGCCACTTTGGCCAGCGGCGAGAGGAAGGTTGGTTCGTGAACCATGAACGCCGGGCCGCCGATCGTGGCGCGGATGGACTTCCAAAGCAGGTCGATGCCGCGGTTGACGTTGACGGTCTCGGGGGCGAACCCGATGTCGTGGTGTTGGAGGGCGGCGGTGACCTCGTCGATCGAGGTGTCAAACACGTCGAGGTTGAAGCGCTCGGCCACCGCCTGCCCGTAATCGATCAGTGTCCAGTCGTCGTCGAGGTTGACGTCGAAACCCCGGATGGTGAACCGTTGGCGACCCCACACCTCCTGCGCGACATAACCGAAGAGTTCCCGCACCAGGTCCATGGCGTCGCGGTAGTCGGCGTAGGCCCAGTACAGCTCCATGGCCACATGCTCGGGCAGGTGCTCGGGCCCGATGCCCTCGTTGCGAAAGCGCGGGCCGATCTCGTACACCCGCTCGTACCCGGCACCGATCAGACGCTTCAGGTAGAGCTCCTGGCTGATGCGCAGGTAGAAGTCGGTGTCGATCGTGTCCATGTGGGTCATGAACGCCTTGGCGTCGGCGCCACCCGTGGTGTGCTCCAGCACCGGGATGTTCATTTCCAGGAAGCCACGTTCGGCAAAGAACCGCCGGTGGGCCTCCCAGAAACGGGCGCGTCGCTCGTAGCGGCCCCGGAGCTGAGGGTTGACGTTGATGTCGACGTAGCGCCGACGCTGGCGGTCGCCGGGGTCGTTCATGCGGTGGGGATGCGGGCGTAGCGCCTTGGTCAACATTCGAAGTGACGTCACCAACACCGAGCGTTCGCCCTTCCTGGTCGTGGTGACCGGCCCGGTCGCGCCCACCAGGTCGCCGCGGTCCACCAGGTCGCTCACTTCGGCGAACCCCAATGCAGCGGTCGCCGGGTCGGCCGGGGTGAGGCACGACTGGTCGACCATCAACTGGATTCGACCGCTCTGGTCGGCAAGTTCCATGAAGATCAAACGGCCGAAGTTGCGCACGTGTCGGATTCGTCCGGTGACCGTGACCGTTGCCGCTTCGTCGGCCAGGGCATCGAAGTTGGCCAGCACCTCGGCGCTGGTGTGCGAGCGGTGGCTCGTCGCCGGATACGGGTCGTAGCCCAGTTGCCGCAGCCGGGCCGCCTTGGCCAGGCGTAGACGCCGTTCCCGGATGAGCCCCGGCGCCCCTCCCGGCGACTCATCGTCGGGATCGGACGACGTGTCGGGCGGACCGTCGATGGGCATTCCAAGAATGGTACCGAGGTCGAGGCTCCGGCACTCGGCGTCGAACGCGTGCACACTGGAGCGAATGACCGCGTATTGCAGGGTACGGTTTTGTTGAGCAGGTCGATCGTGCGGCGCGAACGCGCCTACGGGCCGTCCGACGGGATTCCGGTGGCCTTCTACTGCGGGGCCGGTACCACCGGGCGCAGCTACGAGCTCTGGCTCCGGTTACTCGGTCGCCGCGGTCTTCGGGTGTGCCCGTACTCTTTTGCCGTCGACGCGTATTCCGACGACGTGGACCACACCTGCGCGAGGCTGTTGTCGGCAGCGGACGAGTTGGCCGGCGA
The nucleotide sequence above comes from Candidatus Microthrix parvicella Bio17-1. Encoded proteins:
- a CDS encoding acetolactate synthase large subunit; this translates as MSDPTPNGAQSLIRTLVDSGVEVCFANPGTSEMHFVAALDEVPGMRAVLGLFEGVVTGAADGYARIAGKPACTLLHLGPGLGNGFANLHNARRAHTPIVNIVGDHATYHKRFDAPLESDIDAVAGAVSTWVHRSMTPESAPTDGARAVAEAMRSPGGVATLILPADVCWLESTPPAAPVMPQPPAIVPQEVVDAAARALRSDGSSVLFLGGRTLDERGQRAALRIAAATGAKVFGEVFPRVQRRGAGVPVVERLTYLAEFAQMQLGDATSMVLVDVPEPASFFAYPGKPSSLVPEGCAVSTLATGTDDAVAALEALADALGAPDDVPVAEAGRPERPTGELTIESVASAIGALLPENAIVIDEAQTSGIFNQGATAGAPPHDWLTLTGGAIGIGVPLALGASIAAPDRPVLNLQADGSAMYTLQGWWSQAREGTNVTTVIYNNSSYAILRMELARVGADEPGPQALGMLDLARPDLDFVQLAQGMGVAAERAQTAEEFTEALERALANDGPNLIEAIVPPLGL
- the mftF gene encoding mycofactocin biosynthesis glycosyltransferase MftF (Members of this protein family, MftF, are glycosyltransferases, members of PF00535 (glycosyl transferase family 2). The encoding gene is found as part of the mycofactocin cassette, in Mycobacterium tuberculosis, many other Actinobacteria, and occasional members of other lineages. Mycofactocin itself, a putative redox carrier, is a heavily modified derivative of the C-terminal Val-Tyr dipeptide of the mycofactocin precursor MftA (TIGR03969).), with translation MTAPRACHAAWVLAPGVRRVEDGRVLIGGSPTTLTRLSATGSQVLDAALGGGEVSSAEEPATVKLLARLERSGLLIATPPPPSAAAVRGLLDQLTVVVPVHNDATGLNVLLASFLEAERELGMVGPQGRLSTRCVLVDDGSDAPGDVSVVARRFGAEVIRRRRSGGPGAARTTGLEVVGTPLVAFLDADVSVTPGWLAGVAGHFSERSGAAVPAIVAPRVSVWPGGAPGTVSNGVIEVYERHHSPLDLGTIGGAIAPGARLAYAPSAAWVARAGAIRVVGGFDPDLRYGEDVDLIWRLVEAGLTARYEPRSVVYHRTRPTARAWAEQRVRYGTSAAPLAVRHPGSLAPVAVSPWSLIAWLAVGLGHPGVGVALGAGSTAALARRLKVANPGSEALRLAGRGNLLAGPQLARGLIRPWWPITLALALRSPRWRRLAFGAVAATVGRALMQGRHRSPVAGNGDVARSDRPQRPQRVRRARSVGFVASLAVADDVAYSAGVWWGVALELRHRPRTAHLAVGALLPRVGGTGDGALERLRSARKRGETR
- a CDS encoding FAD-binding oxidoreductase, with amino-acid sequence MNETKQDGAGDVVEALCAVVPSERVTAAADIGEDLLHDEAIGIFGVRPLAMVAPQSSAEVAAVLAWANGTGTPVTVRGAGTGLSGGAVPEAEGILLSTDAMADIIEIDTDNSMAVVGPGVRLDQLDEALAPLGLVYPVFPGEYSSSLGGNVATNAGGMRAVKYGVTRHHVLGVEAVLASGEVITTGGKFVKATTGYDLTQLILGSEGTLAVVTQATLKLSPRLPHAATVLAPFAGMEEVTEAVPKVVASGADPMILEYIDMITLAAMGTTLGLDLGIPQEVKDTALAYLVVVLESAHEDRLEADTQGVAEQLAELGAIDVYVLPPKAATELIDAREKAFWVAKANNANEIIDVVVPRSAMPEFMNRISELASETASWIAGCGHAGDGNVHMSVFQGDPEVLADVMKRLYAIGMELGGAISGEHGLGTAKRGYFLELEDPAKIELMRRIKVAFDPNDILNPGKVL